A genomic region of Pararge aegeria chromosome 11, ilParAegt1.1, whole genome shotgun sequence contains the following coding sequences:
- the LOC120627626 gene encoding (11Z)-hexadec-11-enoyl-CoA conjugase: MAPALQNVDHFLDEDSQIKMRLLEDSYKLDNENNNTDLKREVNDKMSGDMDFDIVKYEAMEFRAQIRWPDLIVQVSLHCVSIYGFYLMITNQVKFLTTLFVFATIYTSGLGITAGVHRLWSHRAYRARMPLRILLALLFTITGQRDIYTWALDHRVHHKYTETVADPHDINRGFWFAHVGWLVLTPHPAVEDRRIALRKTSLDLLHDPVVKLQKKFFIPLFLLLNVILPVAIPMYFWQETLLNSFVVSFVTRFTITLNIAFCVNSFAHIWGNKPYDRFIRSVENKMVSLAALGEGWHNYHHVFPWDYRTSELGRLNVSTSFIDFFAKIGWAYDLKAATSLMIINKAKRSGDGTLGETEEPDPTSTSDSRNWD; this comes from the exons ATGGCGCCGGCACTTCAGAACGTTGATCATTTCCTAGATGAAGATTCGCAAATTAAAATGAGACTTTTAGAAGATAGTTATAAGCttgataatgaaaataataacacaGATCTGAAACGAGAAGTAAATGATAAAATGAGTGGTGATATGGACTTCGATATAGTTAAATATGAAGCTATGGAATTTAGGGCGCAAATTAGATGGCCAGACCTAATAGTACAAGTCTCGTTACATTGCGTATCGATTTATGGATTTTACCTTATGATAACTAATCAAGTGAAATTTCTTACTACACTTTTTG TATTCGCCACAATATATACGTCGGGGTTGGGCATAACGGCTGGAGTTCATAGGCTATGGTCGCATAGAGCCTACAGAGCGCGGATGCCTCTCAGGATTTTACTCGCACTACTGTTCACAATCACCGGACAA AGGGACATATACACTTGGGCCTTAGATCACAGGGTACACCACAAGTATACAGAAACCGTCGCAGATCCCCACGATATCAATAGGGGATTCTGGTTTGCTCACGTCGGTTGGTTGGTGCTGACGCCTCACCCGGCTGTGGAAGACCGACGAATTGCTCTGCGAAAAACCTCATTAGACCTCTTACATGATCCTGttgtaaaattacaaaaaaa GTTCTTCATTCCTTTATTTTTGCTACTAAACGTGATATTACCGGTGGCAATCCCAATGTACTTTTGGCAAGAAACACTACTGAACAGTTTCGTGGTGAGCTTCGTGACGCGATTCACCATCACACTCAACATCGCTTTCTGCGTGAATAGCTTTGCACACATATGGGGCAACAAGCCTTacgatag ATTTATAAGATCTGTCGAAAACAAGATGGTAAGCTTAGCCGCACTCGGGGAAGGCTGGCACAACTACCATCACGTGTTCCCGTGGGACTACAGGACGTCGGAGCTGGGAAGACTCAACGTGTCTACTAGTTTCATCGATTTCTTTGCTAAAATTGGATGGGCTTATGACT taAAAGCAGCAACGTCTTTGATGATTATAAACAAAGCGAAGCGAAGTGGCGACGGCACTTTGGGGGAGACGGAGGAACCCGATCCAACATCCACTTCAGACAGCCGAAATTGGGattaa